The Saprospiraceae bacterium genome includes a window with the following:
- a CDS encoding GNAT family N-acetyltransferase — MLITKNLKLIPCDADILQAAIAGNEMLANLLGVEVPDHWTEFGPMAFQYALDMLKVDPIPHSWRTYFPIHIEDNVFVGSGGYKGQPSVDGIVEIGYEIAPQYRDRGLATEYAQALIDNAFKNTEIKMVIAHTLSHENPSTSVLTKCGFTRTEEILDPDDGLIWRWELKKSQDLTKFRS, encoded by the coding sequence ATGCTGATAACCAAAAACCTAAAATTAATTCCTTGCGATGCAGACATATTACAAGCTGCTATTGCTGGAAATGAAATGCTTGCAAATTTATTGGGAGTAGAAGTTCCTGATCATTGGACTGAGTTCGGGCCTATGGCTTTTCAATATGCTTTGGATATGTTGAAAGTCGACCCCATTCCACATTCATGGCGCACTTATTTCCCTATCCATATTGAAGACAATGTGTTCGTAGGTAGCGGCGGATATAAGGGCCAACCTTCTGTTGATGGTATTGTGGAAATTGGATATGAGATTGCACCACAATATCGGGATCGAGGACTGGCTACCGAATACGCCCAAGCATTGATAGACAATGCATTCAAAAATACTGAAATAAAAATGGTGATTGCTCATACACTTAGTCATGAAAACCCTTCGACTTCTGTTTTAACAAAATGTGGATTTACCAGGACAGAAGAAATTCTTGACCCTGATGATGGGCTCATTTGGAGATGGGAATTGAAGAAGTCGCAAGATTTAACAAAATTTAGATCATAG
- a CDS encoding DUF4369 domain-containing protein produces MKSHFFSTLLLITFATLSLSLQAQEQPFTIKGKFSEFQLAEKVYIQYVYNKSMVKDSAVIMDNKFEFSGKIDVPVKVQLNIPTYEKSKATTDFLLSQVKLPKSL; encoded by the coding sequence ATGAAGTCACACTTTTTTTCGACACTACTGCTTATAACATTTGCAACCTTATCACTTTCTTTGCAGGCACAGGAGCAACCCTTTACTATCAAAGGAAAATTTTCAGAATTTCAGCTCGCTGAAAAAGTATATATTCAGTATGTGTATAATAAAAGCATGGTCAAAGATTCTGCTGTTATAATGGACAATAAGTTTGAATTTTCTGGAAAAATAGATGTTCCTGTCAAAGTGCAGCTCAATATCCCCACATATGAAAAATCTAAAGCTACTACTGATTTTTTATTGAGCCAAGTCAAACTACCGAAA